The proteins below come from a single Thalassotalea ponticola genomic window:
- the cysS gene encoding cysteine--tRNA ligase yields MLQIYNTLTRQKEEFKPITPGKVGMYVCGITIYDLCHIGHARTYVAFDVITRYLRHLGYSVTHVRNITDVDDKIIKRASENNESCESLVNRMTAEMYADLDALNVERPDIAPTVTTHMPEIIDLVKRLIDKQHAYVADNGDVMFDVSSYKDYGQLSMQNLEMLQAGARVDVDDAKRNPLDFVLWKMAKPGEPSWSSPWGEGRPGWHIECSAMNCKHLGSHFDIHGGGSDLQFPHHENEIAQSCCAFDTPYVNYWMHGGMVQVDKVKMSKSLGNFFTLRDVLQQYDAETVRYFLVSSQYRSQLNYSQENLAQARASLERIYTALRGITPVEVELTDNDYVARFEKAMNDDFNTPEALPVIFELAKEVNRLKAADGQKAAQLAYVLIALGAIIGIAQNDPESFFTGDSDDDDAALIEQLIEQRNTARANKDWASADDARDKLKAMNVILEDSAGKTTWRRG; encoded by the coding sequence ATGCTGCAAATATACAATACGTTAACCCGTCAAAAGGAAGAGTTTAAACCAATTACTCCTGGCAAGGTCGGTATGTATGTTTGCGGTATTACTATTTACGACCTGTGTCACATTGGCCACGCTCGTACTTATGTCGCCTTTGACGTTATCACCCGCTACTTGCGTCACTTGGGTTACAGTGTTACTCACGTGCGCAACATCACCGATGTTGACGATAAAATTATTAAGCGCGCGAGTGAAAACAACGAAAGTTGTGAATCATTGGTCAATCGCATGACCGCAGAAATGTATGCTGATTTAGATGCATTAAACGTTGAGCGCCCAGATATTGCGCCAACGGTTACCACGCATATGCCCGAAATTATCGATTTGGTAAAGCGCCTAATCGACAAACAACACGCCTACGTTGCCGATAACGGCGATGTCATGTTTGATGTGTCTTCGTACAAAGATTACGGGCAATTGAGTATGCAAAACTTGGAGATGTTGCAAGCCGGGGCACGAGTTGATGTCGATGATGCAAAACGCAACCCGTTAGATTTTGTCTTGTGGAAAATGGCGAAACCGGGTGAGCCAAGTTGGTCATCGCCTTGGGGCGAGGGCCGTCCTGGGTGGCACATTGAGTGCTCGGCAATGAACTGTAAACACTTGGGCAGTCATTTTGATATTCACGGTGGTGGCAGTGACTTGCAGTTTCCACATCACGAAAACGAAATTGCTCAATCGTGCTGTGCATTTGATACGCCGTATGTTAATTACTGGATGCACGGTGGTATGGTGCAAGTAGACAAGGTAAAAATGTCTAAGTCATTGGGCAACTTTTTTACCTTGCGCGATGTGTTGCAACAATACGATGCGGAAACCGTGCGTTACTTCCTCGTGTCGAGCCAGTACCGCAGTCAGTTGAATTACTCACAAGAAAACTTAGCGCAAGCGCGCGCCTCGCTTGAGCGCATTTACACTGCGTTACGCGGTATTACACCGGTTGAAGTTGAGCTAACGGACAACGACTATGTGGCGCGCTTTGAAAAGGCGATGAACGACGATTTTAACACCCCAGAGGCGTTGCCAGTCATTTTTGAATTAGCTAAAGAAGTCAATCGCTTGAAAGCAGCTGATGGACAAAAGGCGGCTCAGCTCGCGTATGTGTTAATCGCGTTAGGAGCGATTATTGGTATCGCCCAAAACGATCCGGAAAGCTTCTTCACTGGCGATAGTGATGACGACGACGCGGCGTTAATCGAACAGTTAATCGAACAGCGCAATACCGCACGTGCTAACAAAGACTGGGCAAGTGCTGATGATGCGCGCGATAAATTGAAAGCGATGAATGTGATATTAGAAGACAGCGCCGGCAAAACCACCTGGCGCCGAGGTTAA
- the fabB gene encoding beta-ketoacyl-ACP synthase I — protein MKRVVITGIGIVSSIGNNAEEVLASLKEGRSGISRSESFAEYGLRSQVWGKPSIEPKEHIDRKVFRFMGDAAGYSYIAMEEAIKDAKLTDEQVSNYRTGLIAGSGGASSANVVASADTLREKGVKRVGPYAVPKTMSSTCSACLATPFKILGNNYSISSACATSAHCIGHAAELIQLGKQDIVFAGGGEEVDWSLAMMFDGMGALSTKYNDQPEKASRTYDANRDGFVISGGGGMVVVEELEHALARGAHIYAEIVGYGATSDGYDMVAPSGEGAVRCMQQAMQGVEGNIDYLNTHGTSTPVGDVKELGAIQEVFGNNSPAISATKAMTGHALGAAGVHEAIYTLLMMEHNFIAPSINIDELDEQAEGLNIVTKAQDAEINLAMSNSFGFGGTNSTLLLKKYK, from the coding sequence ATGAAACGTGTCGTAATTACAGGTATTGGTATTGTTTCAAGTATTGGTAACAATGCTGAAGAAGTACTGGCTTCGCTTAAAGAAGGTCGTTCAGGTATCTCTCGCTCAGAGAGTTTTGCCGAATATGGTTTGCGCTCTCAAGTTTGGGGCAAGCCAAGCATCGAGCCAAAAGAGCACATTGATCGCAAAGTTTTTCGCTTTATGGGCGATGCTGCAGGTTATTCATACATCGCAATGGAAGAAGCGATCAAAGATGCTAAATTAACTGATGAGCAAGTATCAAATTACCGCACTGGTCTTATTGCCGGTTCAGGTGGCGCTTCATCGGCTAACGTTGTCGCTTCAGCCGACACATTGCGTGAAAAAGGCGTAAAACGCGTCGGTCCTTATGCGGTTCCTAAAACTATGTCTTCGACATGTTCGGCGTGTTTGGCCACACCGTTTAAAATCTTAGGCAACAACTACTCGATCAGTTCTGCTTGTGCTACGTCTGCTCACTGTATTGGCCACGCAGCAGAACTTATTCAACTGGGCAAACAAGATATCGTATTCGCCGGTGGCGGTGAAGAAGTCGATTGGTCGTTAGCGATGATGTTTGACGGTATGGGCGCGCTATCAACCAAATACAATGACCAACCGGAAAAAGCGTCGCGCACATATGATGCAAACCGCGATGGTTTTGTTATTTCTGGCGGTGGCGGTATGGTTGTCGTTGAAGAATTAGAGCACGCGCTTGCTCGTGGTGCCCATATTTATGCTGAGATCGTCGGTTACGGCGCAACTTCTGACGGTTACGATATGGTAGCTCCAAGCGGTGAAGGTGCGGTGCGTTGTATGCAACAAGCGATGCAAGGTGTAGAGGGTAACATTGATTATCTTAATACCCACGGTACATCAACACCTGTTGGTGACGTAAAAGAGCTAGGTGCCATTCAAGAAGTCTTTGGTAATAACTCGCCAGCGATTTCTGCCACTAAAGCGATGACAGGTCACGCGTTAGGTGCTGCAGGTGTGCACGAAGCGATTTATACGCTATTAATGATGGAGCACAACTTCATCGCACCATCGATCAATATTGACGAGCTTGACGAGCAAGCTGAAGGTCTGAACATTGTGACTAAAGCGCAAGATGCTGAAATTAACTTAGCCATGTCTAACAGCTTTGGTTTTGGTGGTACGAACTCAACGTTATTACTGAAAAAGTACAAGTAA
- the mnmC gene encoding bifunctional tRNA (5-methylaminomethyl-2-thiouridine)(34)-methyltransferase MnmD/FAD-dependent 5-carboxymethylaminomethyl-2-thiouridine(34) oxidoreductase MnmC yields MPDKTFNITTASVQFDSSGAPFSDAFDDIYFDNKNGCLQSEQVFLENNFLPDAWHDCQQAKFAIAETGFGTGLNFLITATKFIEFKQRNNSDLRLHFISVEKYPLSKADLHQALTLWPQFAALTSILLDAYQLDSPRLEVEFPDNIKLTIYFEDALTAYQRLADEAPNSVDAFYLDGFAPRKNADMWSTELFIQFARLAKDNASLGTFTVAGFVRRGLEEAGFKVTKRQHRHQLTANVNADTVKAESLTARYVGKAKAKPVNGFKVRSTTEASQHATIFGGGVASACMALALVEKGIKVTLYCKDADVAQGASSNAIGAVYPLLHVQRDNISDFYQHAFDYAMAFYRQLLDQGYDFNHGFDGLLEVAYKAPLEQRQQKFAQQQAWPDDLIRAVNAQQASDLSGVPLAHGGLFMERAGWICPPELVNAILDAASDTGLLTIKLNRELQQVMPTDNQRWRIRTNKESKTVQNLILCTGAESRNIDILADLPLTAVRGQVTQMASNANIAPLKTVLCHKGYLTPAVDGAHCIGATFDKHNTDTLSQRHDDLFNLQTLNTCLGNDLHGWHEGDIQASKARLRCCTPDHLPIAGRLPDIDAHRQHYAHLRYDKNWFFDTPAPLYAGLYVLTGLGARGLCSAPLLAEIIASEITNQPYPVDSEMLFNLSANRFIVRDLIRREV; encoded by the coding sequence GTGCCTGATAAAACATTCAATATAACCACCGCTAGTGTTCAATTTGATAGCAGTGGCGCGCCTTTTTCCGATGCGTTTGACGATATTTATTTTGACAACAAAAACGGTTGCTTACAAAGCGAACAAGTATTTCTTGAAAACAATTTTTTGCCCGATGCATGGCACGACTGCCAACAAGCAAAATTCGCCATTGCAGAAACCGGCTTTGGCACAGGGTTGAACTTCCTCATAACGGCCACTAAGTTTATCGAATTTAAACAGCGAAACAATAGCGATTTGCGACTGCACTTTATCAGTGTGGAAAAATACCCGCTGAGCAAAGCAGATTTACATCAGGCGCTGACATTGTGGCCACAATTTGCCGCATTGACTTCGATACTTCTCGATGCCTACCAACTCGATTCACCACGGTTAGAGGTTGAATTTCCCGATAATATCAAGCTGACCATTTATTTTGAGGATGCCTTAACCGCCTATCAGCGTTTAGCCGATGAGGCGCCAAACAGTGTTGATGCCTTTTACTTAGACGGTTTCGCTCCGCGAAAAAACGCCGATATGTGGTCTACAGAGCTGTTTATCCAGTTTGCCCGGCTTGCCAAAGACAACGCTTCACTGGGGACTTTTACGGTGGCCGGTTTTGTCAGACGAGGCTTGGAAGAGGCGGGTTTTAAAGTGACTAAACGTCAGCACCGTCATCAACTGACGGCAAACGTCAATGCAGATACGGTTAAAGCAGAATCGCTCACCGCGCGCTACGTCGGTAAGGCTAAGGCCAAACCGGTAAACGGCTTTAAAGTTCGCTCGACGACCGAAGCTTCACAACACGCGACTATTTTTGGTGGAGGGGTTGCCAGTGCCTGTATGGCCTTAGCGCTGGTAGAAAAAGGTATTAAAGTTACCCTGTATTGCAAAGACGCGGATGTTGCCCAAGGTGCTTCCAGTAATGCCATTGGCGCGGTTTATCCACTACTGCATGTGCAGCGGGACAATATCAGCGACTTCTATCAGCACGCGTTTGATTACGCCATGGCATTTTATCGGCAATTATTAGATCAAGGCTACGACTTTAATCACGGCTTTGACGGTTTACTTGAAGTCGCATACAAAGCACCGCTTGAGCAGCGTCAGCAAAAATTTGCACAGCAGCAAGCCTGGCCTGACGATTTGATTCGCGCTGTCAATGCCCAACAGGCAAGTGACTTAAGTGGTGTCCCCCTGGCACATGGCGGTTTATTTATGGAACGCGCTGGTTGGATATGCCCGCCAGAGTTAGTAAACGCCATTCTTGACGCCGCATCGGATACGGGATTGTTAACAATTAAGCTCAATCGCGAATTACAACAGGTGATGCCCACTGACAACCAACGTTGGCGCATTCGTACCAACAAAGAAAGCAAAACCGTGCAAAACCTGATCTTATGTACCGGAGCTGAATCGCGTAATATTGACATATTAGCTGACCTACCGCTTACGGCCGTGCGCGGCCAAGTAACGCAAATGGCAAGTAACGCTAACATAGCGCCACTAAAAACCGTGCTCTGCCACAAAGGCTATTTAACCCCTGCAGTTGATGGCGCTCATTGCATCGGTGCCACATTTGACAAACACAATACGGATACGCTTAGTCAGCGACACGATGACCTGTTTAACTTACAAACCTTAAATACGTGTTTGGGCAATGACCTTCACGGTTGGCACGAAGGTGATATTCAAGCCAGCAAAGCGAGATTGCGCTGTTGTACCCCAGATCACTTGCCCATTGCTGGTCGATTGCCTGACATCGACGCACATCGCCAGCATTATGCACATTTGCGCTACGATAAAAACTGGTTTTTCGACACCCCTGCTCCGCTTTACGCGGGGCTCTATGTGTTAACCGGCTTAGGTGCCCGCGGCTTGTGTTCAGCGCCGTTGTTAGCCGAGATCATTGCCAGCGAAATAACCAACCAACCGTATCCTGTCGACAGTGAAATGTTGTTTAACTTAAGTGCTAACCGCTTTATTGTCAGAGATCTCATCCGTCGCGAAGTGTAA
- a CDS encoding TIGR01621 family pseudouridine synthase, giving the protein MTINTIFDHPDFIVVNKPANINFHDEGELGQGFFNSIKKQLSLSELYPVHRLDKMTSGLVIFAKNPSAAREFGELFKQRTIDKYYLAISKQKPKKKQGMISGDMQKSRRGSYKLMRSNINPAKTRFFSYAIGDGLRLFVLKPLTGKTHQLRVALASIGSHIAGDPLYNSNDQSDRGYLHAWALRFNYHGEEVALLCPPVSGELFLRAKPVIEDIDTPWQLPWPNT; this is encoded by the coding sequence ATGACAATCAACACCATCTTTGACCACCCAGACTTTATCGTCGTAAACAAACCGGCAAACATAAACTTTCACGATGAAGGGGAACTTGGCCAAGGCTTTTTTAACTCGATAAAAAAACAGCTGTCACTGTCCGAGCTTTATCCTGTGCACCGGCTAGATAAAATGACATCAGGCTTGGTGATTTTTGCCAAAAACCCGTCAGCGGCACGAGAGTTTGGCGAACTTTTCAAACAACGCACTATCGACAAGTATTACTTGGCGATCAGCAAGCAAAAGCCGAAAAAGAAACAAGGCATGATCAGCGGAGACATGCAAAAAAGCCGTCGTGGTAGTTACAAATTAATGCGCAGCAATATCAATCCTGCTAAAACTCGCTTTTTTAGTTACGCCATAGGCGACGGCTTGCGATTATTTGTACTTAAGCCACTAACCGGTAAAACACATCAACTCAGAGTTGCCTTGGCGAGTATTGGTAGCCATATCGCTGGCGATCCACTCTACAATAGCAATGATCAAAGTGATCGCGGTTATCTGCACGCTTGGGCGTTGAGATTTAACTATCACGGCGAAGAAGTTGCCCTGCTCTGTCCGCCGGTTAGTGGCGAGCTCTTCCTTAGGGCAAAGCCTGTGATTGAAGACATCGACACGCCATGGCAACTACCTTGGCCAAACACTTAA
- a CDS encoding Na+/H+ antiporter NhaC family protein, whose translation MTLIPPIAAIIIAIWRKNATLALVCGIFLSYLLLSSGQPVNAVTDTFSAIANIFTSTYNAQIIGFSLLIGALIELMNRSGAVQGFINNLASLSLVKTRRQASLLPTIVGTSIFTDTNLSMFCAGMPSQKLFDQHKLSRAKLAFLLDSTCSPISVLFLINGWGAYLLGLLDGYNLQDPVGVLVGTLSYNFYAILAVLFAYYTAYTGKLFGPMAKAEARVLQQATSEEQIKPAKARVMWVPMFILLGLTIALMYVTGNGDIRRGSGAFAVFTSICTALAVLIALIAYYRLLSFKQIIVSSFQGLKSMLPAVTILVLSFAFGDAIKALGTGSYVSSLITSDFPVILIAPLIFLVAGLMAFATGTSWGTFALLIPIAVPIALDAQLPVAFLVAAVLSGGVFGDHASPISDSTVVASIASGCDHFEHVKTQLPYTLVVAALSIIGFLTVGFML comes from the coding sequence TTGACTTTAATCCCGCCTATCGCTGCCATTATTATCGCTATTTGGCGAAAAAATGCCACGCTGGCCTTAGTGTGCGGTATTTTTTTAAGTTATTTACTCCTCTCGTCGGGTCAGCCGGTCAATGCCGTAACCGATACGTTTTCTGCCATTGCCAATATTTTTACTTCTACCTACAACGCGCAAATCATTGGATTCAGTTTGCTTATTGGCGCCTTAATTGAATTAATGAATCGCTCTGGTGCAGTGCAAGGCTTTATTAATAACTTAGCGTCATTGTCGTTAGTTAAAACCCGCCGACAAGCCAGTTTATTACCAACTATTGTCGGCACCAGTATTTTTACCGATACCAACCTCAGTATGTTTTGTGCCGGCATGCCCTCGCAAAAGTTATTTGACCAACACAAATTAAGTCGTGCTAAGCTCGCTTTTTTACTGGATTCGACTTGCTCTCCGATCAGCGTGCTGTTTTTAATTAACGGTTGGGGTGCCTATTTACTCGGATTACTCGACGGCTATAACTTGCAAGACCCGGTGGGCGTCCTTGTGGGCACCCTCAGTTATAATTTCTACGCCATTCTCGCCGTGCTCTTTGCCTACTACACCGCATATACTGGCAAACTTTTTGGTCCAATGGCCAAAGCCGAAGCCAGAGTACTGCAACAAGCAACCTCTGAGGAGCAGATCAAACCAGCCAAGGCACGGGTAATGTGGGTGCCCATGTTCATACTACTTGGATTAACCATTGCTCTGATGTATGTCACTGGCAATGGCGATATTCGCCGAGGCTCCGGTGCCTTCGCGGTATTTACCTCGATTTGTACTGCCTTAGCCGTACTTATCGCGCTCATCGCCTACTACCGTTTACTATCATTTAAGCAGATTATTGTCTCCAGCTTTCAAGGGCTTAAAAGTATGCTCCCGGCGGTCACCATCTTAGTGCTGTCGTTTGCTTTTGGCGATGCAATCAAGGCACTTGGCACCGGCAGCTATGTCAGTAGCTTAATTACCAGCGACTTCCCGGTGATACTGATAGCGCCACTGATTTTTTTAGTGGCGGGACTGATGGCGTTTGCTACAGGTACGTCTTGGGGAACCTTTGCACTACTCATCCCCATTGCCGTGCCGATTGCACTAGATGCGCAGCTACCAGTGGCCTTTTTAGTCGCTGCGGTGCTAAGTGGCGGCGTTTTTGGCGATCACGCCTCACCGATTTCAGACTCTACCGTTGTCGCCTCAATCGCATCAGGTTGCGATCACTTTGAGCATGTTAAAACACAATTGCCTTATACATTGGTTGTGGCCGCACTCAGTATTATAGGCTTTTTAACCGTTGGTTTTATGCTGTAA
- a CDS encoding YfcL family protein produces MIAITDIKTLAQLDQYFDHIVDLDNDDALFASSYLRGFIEVEAVEFGDEQQPLTQRLADKVSAQLERAKDELSSADQRIVEQFWQTLQPAFN; encoded by the coding sequence ATGATAGCGATAACCGATATAAAAACCTTAGCCCAATTAGACCAGTACTTTGACCATATTGTTGACTTGGACAATGACGATGCGTTGTTTGCCAGCAGTTATCTGCGTGGCTTTATCGAAGTCGAAGCAGTTGAATTTGGCGACGAGCAACAACCGCTGACACAGCGTTTAGCCGATAAGGTAAGTGCCCAGCTCGAACGCGCTAAAGACGAGTTAAGTAGCGCTGATCAGCGCATTGTCGAGCAATTTTGGCAAACCTTACAACCCGCTTTTAATTAG
- a CDS encoding elongation factor P hydroxylase — protein MSVNHCYRDLIELFANTFYQQYNTCLVKGDDEPIYLPAGHGAPYHQIVFAHGFYASAFHEIAHWCVAGEQRRLLEDYGYWYAPDGRDAEQQAMFENVELTPQAIEWAFCVASGFKFNVSVDNLTGVDVDRYRFQSRVQARVMQFLEDGFPPRAQQFIDALMAFYQTGSQLQPQQFVFINPLTPSTKTSMLDEHTI, from the coding sequence ATGAGTGTAAATCACTGTTACCGCGATTTGATCGAATTATTCGCTAACACGTTTTACCAGCAGTACAACACCTGCTTAGTAAAAGGTGATGACGAGCCGATTTATTTACCGGCAGGGCACGGCGCGCCTTATCATCAAATCGTTTTTGCGCATGGTTTTTACGCTAGCGCCTTTCACGAGATAGCGCACTGGTGTGTAGCTGGAGAACAGCGCCGTTTACTCGAAGATTACGGTTATTGGTACGCCCCAGATGGACGCGATGCCGAGCAACAAGCGATGTTTGAAAACGTCGAACTTACGCCACAGGCAATTGAGTGGGCATTTTGTGTCGCCAGTGGCTTTAAATTTAATGTGTCGGTTGATAATTTGACTGGCGTTGACGTCGACCGTTATCGATTTCAAAGTCGCGTGCAGGCGCGTGTTATGCAATTTTTAGAGGATGGATTTCCTCCTCGCGCGCAGCAATTTATTGATGCCCTAATGGCGTTTTATCAGACGGGCTCGCAATTGCAGCCACAGCAATTTGTATTTATTAACCCGTTAACACCTAGTACTAAGACGAGCATGTTGGATGAGCACACAATTTAA
- the gshA gene encoding glutamate--cysteine ligase — MALTIEDLTSALSESTLNSLTSIKRGVERETLRVQHNGKLSTQPHNVALGSALTHDFITTDYSESLLEFITPATSSIDATLAQLKDIQKFTLANIDGDWFWPMSMPCVVESEDQIQLAQYGSSNIGRMKTVYRQGLKNRYGSMMQVIAGIHFNFSLPPAFFQQLQTLVNDTQPLQDFISERYFGLIRNYKRFGWLIPYLFGSSPAVCPSFLNGRETPFDFSKTAQGCLYMEYATSLRMSDLGYTSSAQSALSICNNSLQSYVDSVQQAMNLPSDEFAKIGVKVDGEYQQLNSNVLQIENELYASIRPKRVAKSGQKPSQALQQGGVEYIEVRAMDVNPFVSTGIDKQQMLFLDVFLTYCTLEDSPATDVSEMRTFIENTDAVILQGRKPGLLLNDRGIEKTIIQWGGEVFAKLQMVASLFDSAFETTDYSQAVSGELDKIHDVNKTPSARILADLITGKENIVSWSLAKAKRYVDEITDHQYQQFSEADFQHMAQQSIAKQRQIEAADTLSFDQFLAQYFAK; from the coding sequence TTGGCTTTAACTATTGAAGATCTTACTTCGGCCTTATCCGAATCAACCCTTAATTCGTTAACATCTATTAAGCGTGGTGTAGAACGAGAAACGCTGCGTGTTCAGCACAATGGTAAATTATCAACGCAACCCCATAATGTAGCCTTGGGCTCAGCGTTAACACATGATTTTATCACCACAGATTACTCAGAGAGCTTGTTGGAATTTATTACCCCTGCCACCAGTTCAATTGACGCTACACTCGCGCAGCTAAAAGACATTCAAAAGTTTACCCTAGCCAATATTGACGGCGACTGGTTTTGGCCAATGAGCATGCCATGTGTTGTCGAGAGTGAAGATCAAATACAACTTGCTCAATACGGTTCCTCTAACATCGGCCGAATGAAAACGGTTTACCGCCAAGGCTTAAAAAACCGCTATGGCTCGATGATGCAAGTCATAGCCGGCATTCACTTTAACTTTTCATTACCACCAGCGTTTTTTCAACAATTACAAACGCTGGTTAACGACACCCAACCACTTCAAGATTTTATCTCTGAGCGCTATTTTGGTTTGATCCGCAATTACAAGCGCTTTGGCTGGTTAATCCCTTATTTATTTGGCAGTTCACCGGCGGTGTGTCCAAGCTTTTTAAACGGTAGAGAAACACCGTTTGATTTTAGCAAAACGGCTCAAGGGTGCCTATATATGGAATATGCTACGTCTTTGAGAATGAGCGACTTGGGCTATACCAGTTCTGCCCAATCGGCGCTATCCATTTGTAATAACTCGTTGCAAAGCTATGTTGACTCAGTGCAGCAAGCGATGAACTTGCCATCGGATGAATTTGCAAAGATAGGGGTTAAAGTGGACGGTGAATATCAGCAGTTAAATAGCAATGTATTGCAAATAGAAAATGAGCTGTATGCATCTATACGACCCAAACGCGTTGCCAAATCGGGACAAAAGCCATCACAAGCTTTACAGCAAGGTGGCGTCGAGTACATTGAGGTCAGAGCGATGGACGTCAACCCATTTGTCAGTACCGGTATCGACAAGCAACAAATGCTATTTCTCGATGTGTTTTTAACCTACTGTACACTAGAAGACAGTCCTGCTACTGACGTTAGTGAAATGCGCACCTTTATTGAAAATACAGATGCGGTTATTTTACAGGGACGCAAGCCCGGTTTACTGCTCAATGATCGCGGTATTGAGAAAACCATAATCCAATGGGGTGGTGAGGTTTTTGCTAAATTACAAATGGTGGCGTCACTGTTTGATTCGGCATTTGAAACGACAGACTACAGCCAAGCTGTGTCAGGTGAACTCGATAAAATACATGACGTCAACAAGACGCCTTCAGCACGTATATTAGCGGATTTAATTACCGGGAAGGAGAATATTGTCAGCTGGTCACTTGCCAAAGCAAAACGTTATGTCGACGAGATCACTGATCATCAGTATCAGCAATTTAGCGAAGCTGACTTTCAACACATGGCGCAACAATCTATTGCCAAACAGCGTCAGATAGAAGCGGCAGATACGCTGTCATTCGATCAATTCTTAGCTCAATACTTCGCAAAATAA
- a CDS encoding ATP-NAD kinase family protein gives MSTQFKLGFLINPVAGIGGSVGLKGSDGKDTPQKAIALGAEPKANLRAKLALEVLLPYKEQLIIYTAAGDMGQLCAEQLGFNTQVVYHPTHPETTAEDTERVVQVLQQVGVDLLLFAGGDGTARNVCHQVDGYFPVLGIPAGCKIHSGVYALTPTAAGRVVEQMLNNQLVSFTDADVMDIDEQAFRSGVVKARRYGEMQIPSQLQYIQAVKSGGKESDELVLMDIAADVIEQMEDQLFIIGSGSTVGAVMAELALDNTLLGVDLVQHQELIASDVIESQIMQAIERATDGVKLVITVIGGQGHIFGRGNQQLSPRVIRAIGKENIIIIATKRKLQSLQQRPLIVDTGDRDLDSELSGYLPVITGFHDQVLYPVASPGLD, from the coding sequence ATGAGCACACAATTTAAACTGGGCTTTTTGATCAATCCTGTCGCAGGCATTGGAGGCAGTGTTGGCTTAAAAGGCAGTGATGGTAAAGATACACCACAAAAAGCAATCGCCCTAGGTGCTGAGCCTAAAGCCAATTTACGAGCCAAGTTAGCGCTGGAAGTATTATTGCCTTACAAAGAGCAATTGATCATTTACACCGCAGCTGGCGATATGGGGCAGTTATGTGCCGAGCAACTGGGTTTTAATACGCAAGTTGTCTATCACCCAACTCACCCCGAGACAACCGCTGAAGATACCGAACGCGTTGTCCAAGTATTACAGCAAGTAGGGGTTGATTTACTGTTGTTTGCCGGCGGAGACGGTACGGCTCGCAATGTTTGCCATCAAGTGGATGGCTATTTTCCGGTACTGGGCATTCCTGCGGGGTGTAAAATTCACTCCGGTGTTTATGCGCTAACGCCGACGGCGGCGGGGCGAGTCGTCGAACAGATGCTTAATAACCAATTGGTGTCGTTTACTGACGCTGATGTCATGGATATCGACGAACAAGCGTTTCGCTCGGGCGTGGTTAAAGCGCGTCGTTACGGCGAAATGCAAATCCCAAGTCAACTGCAATATATTCAAGCGGTAAAGTCGGGCGGTAAAGAGTCCGATGAGCTCGTTCTGATGGATATTGCGGCCGATGTGATTGAACAAATGGAAGACCAACTGTTTATTATCGGATCAGGTTCTACGGTTGGCGCAGTTATGGCGGAGCTAGCCTTGGACAACACATTGCTGGGCGTTGATTTAGTTCAGCATCAGGAGCTGATCGCCAGCGACGTCATTGAGTCTCAAATCATGCAAGCCATTGAGCGCGCAACGGATGGGGTTAAGTTAGTGATTACGGTGATAGGAGGCCAAGGACATATCTTTGGCCGCGGTAATCAACAATTGAGCCCACGGGTGATACGAGCAATCGGCAAGGAAAATATCATTATTATTGCCACTAAGCGAAAACTTCAATCGCTACAACAACGCCCACTGATTGTTGATACTGGCGATAGAGATCTGGATAGTGAATTATCGGGCTATTTACCGGTTATTACTGGGTTTCACGACCAAGTCCTATACCCAGTGGCAAGTCCAGGATTAGATTAG
- a CDS encoding Lrp/AsnC family transcriptional regulator: MKKLDDIDLQILTLLYKDADITNKDLAAHIGIAPSTCLERVKRMKASGVIKGSYIDVNYNTVGGNIEAIAAIQLQPYSEQIVNDLRDELLPLPEIVSMYHMGGAFDFYIHMSVKDTEHLRRFVFSAITSRDEVTNVETALVFEHSRSPVIPNFSEQ; this comes from the coding sequence ATGAAAAAACTTGACGATATTGACCTACAAATTTTGACGCTACTTTACAAAGACGCAGATATCACCAATAAAGACTTGGCAGCGCACATAGGTATTGCCCCGTCAACCTGTTTAGAGCGGGTAAAGCGGATGAAAGCTTCAGGAGTTATTAAGGGCTCGTATATTGACGTAAATTACAATACGGTTGGTGGAAACATTGAAGCCATCGCCGCGATTCAACTGCAGCCCTACTCAGAGCAAATCGTCAATGACCTACGAGATGAGCTGCTCCCACTGCCTGAGATCGTATCGATGTATCACATGGGCGGTGCATTTGATTTCTATATTCATATGTCGGTTAAGGACACTGAACACTTGCGCCGCTTTGTATTTTCTGCCATTACCTCACGCGATGAAGTGACAAATGTGGAAACGGCATTGGTATTTGAGCACAGCAGAAGTCCGGTTATTCCAAACTTCAGCGAGCAGTAA